The Rhinatrema bivittatum chromosome 4, aRhiBiv1.1, whole genome shotgun sequence genome window below encodes:
- the LOC115090676 gene encoding uncharacterized protein LOC115090676 has translation MGATMAPTIANLFMTEFEQEWIHHSPFVSKIVFYKRYIDDIFILWSGTEQELHLFEKWINTCDENIQFVLNYNFVEISFLDVSLKKMEDGAIVTTVFKKSTDRNTMLHFDSAHPMPLKNSLPFSQFLRYKRNCSNTTVYRQQSEKLKLDLKNRGYPNKCIKTGFKRALYYDRDALLTPQPKSQDENMITCVTQYSPWSRKIIQAMRHHWFLIKMIPGMQDIEFRAAYSRSQNLKEILSPSTLKDVEHSQTIDGTTPLGHFRCGHCKICDQTLELKEYICTQTQYRYRMYNFTTCQTDHVIYIIRCPCNKIYVGQTTRSFKLRIGEHKSCLKNKKLSAPIVLHCIQKNHDVKELRWFVLEHVKRDIRGGDRERSLYKKEQEWIFKLKSEEPDGLNSKIEWNSLIH, from the coding sequence ATGGGCGCTACAATGGCTCCAACCATTGCCAATCTTTTCATGACAGAATTTGAACAAGAGTGGATTCATCATTCTCCGTTTGTTTCCAAGATTGTTTTTTACAAGCGTTACATAGATGACATCTTTATTTTGTGGAGCGGTACTGAACAAGAATTACACCTATTCGAGAAATGGATCAATACCTGTGATGAAAACATACAATTTGTATTAAATTACAATTTTGTagagatttcttttttggatgtttCATTGAAAAAAATGGAAGATGGTGCCATCGTCACCACTGTATTCAAAAAATCTACTGACCGCAACACGATGTTGCATTTTGACAGTGCACATCCTATGCCATTGAAGAACAGTCTTCCTTTTTCACAATTCCTGAGATACAAACGGAATTGTTCTAACACCACAGTGTACAGACAACAGTCTGAAAAACTTAAATTGGATTTGAAGAACAGAGGTTATCCCAATAAATGTATCAAAACAGGATTCAAACGAGCACTGTATTATGATCGAGATGCGCTCCTTACACCACAACCAAAATCTCAAGATGAAAATATGATCACGTGTGTTACTCAATATTCACCTTGGTCACGTAAAATCATACAAGCCATGCGTCACCATTGGTTTTTGATTAAAATGATACCTGGTATGCAAGACATTGAATTTCGAGCAGCTTATTCGAGATCACAAAATTTGAAAGAAATCTTAAGTCCATCTACGTTGAAAGACGTTGAACATTCTCAAACAATAGATGGCACAACACCATTGGGTCATTTTAGATGTGGACATTGCAAGATCTGTGACCAAACATTGGAATTGAAAGAGTACATTTGCACGCAAACACAGTATAGATACAGAATGTACAATTTCACTACTTGTCAGACAGATCATGTGATATATATTATAAGATGTCCATGCAATAAAATTTACGTTGGACAGACAACAAGATCGTTCAAATTAAGAATAGGAGAACATAAAAGTTGTTTGAAGAACAAAAAGTTATCTGCTCCTATTGttctgcactgcatacagaaaaaCCATGACGTTAAAGAGCTCAGATGGTTTGTATTAGAACACGTCAAACGTGACATtagagggggtgacagagagagaTCATTATATAAGAAAGAACAAGAATGGATTTTCAAGTTAAAATCTGAAGAACCGGATGGTTTAAATTCTAAAATAGAATGGAACAGCCTCATTCATTGA